One genomic window of Oryctolagus cuniculus chromosome 11, mOryCun1.1, whole genome shotgun sequence includes the following:
- the VAPB gene encoding vesicle-associated membrane protein-associated protein B/C, with product MAKVEQVLSLEPQHELKFRGPFTDVVTTNLKLGNPTDRNVCFKVKTTAPRRYCVRPNSGIIDAGASINVSVMLQPFDYDPNEKSKHKFMVQSMFAPTDTSDMEAVWKEAKPEDLMDSKLRCVFELPADNDKPHDVEMNKIISSAAASKTETPAASKSLTSSVDDAEVKKVMEECKRLRGEVQRLQEENRQFKEEDGLRLRKTAQSNSPIAALAAAGKDEGLSARLLALVVLFFIVGVIVGKIAL from the exons GGCCCTTCACCGATGTCGTCACCACCAACCTGAAGCTTGGCAACCCGACAGACCGGAACGTGTGCTTTAAAGTGAAGACGACGGCACCGCGCAGGTACTGCGTGAGGCCCAACAGCGGGATCATTGACGCAGGGGCCTCCATTAACGTGTCTG tgATGTTACAGCCTTTCGATTATGACCCCAATGAGAAAAGTAAGCACAAGTTTATGGTTCAGTCTATGTTTGCTCCAACTGACACTTCTGATATGGAAGCAGTA TGGAAGGAGGCAAAACCGGAGGACCTTATGGATTCAAAACTTAGATGTGTGTTTGAATTGCCGGCAGACAATGATAAACCA CATGATgtagaaatgaataaaatcatatCCTCCGCTGCTGCGTCAAAGACAGAGACGCCAGCAGCGTCTAAATCCCTGACCTCTTCTGTGGACGACGCCGAGGTGAAGAAGGTTATGGAGGAGTGTAAGAGGCTGCGAGGCGAAGTCCAGAGGCTGCAGGAGGAGAACAGGCAGTTCAAG gAAGAAGACGGGCTTCGCCTGAGGAAGACGGCACAGAGCAACAGCCCCATCGCGGCCCTGGCCGCCGCCGGGAAGGACGAGGGTCTGAGTGCCCGGCTGCTGGCCCTGGTGGTCCTGTTCTTCATCGTGGGGGTGATCGTAGGGAAGATCGCCTTGTAG